The following proteins are encoded in a genomic region of Alphaproteobacteria bacterium:
- a CDS encoding methyltransferase domain-containing protein yields MPDLVDLRTFYHTPLGQAARRLLRQKMLQFWPSLGGMSVMALGYATVLMRPYVGQGAHVMGFMPAMQGVSAWPREGPNRSCLVEPFNLPLPDNSVDRVVLLHMLESSENIAASLREVWRVMKSGGRMIAIVPNRRGIWAMSDATPFGAGQPFSPSQFKDILRDNNFLPERAARALYLPPWHGALWLKLADTAEKWGGAMFPTLGGVLLIEASKQLYAPVGPARARQRKALVMPSPFLPAPGGPLASR; encoded by the coding sequence ATGCCCGACCTCGTCGATCTGAGAACCTTCTACCACACGCCGCTGGGTCAGGCGGCGCGGCGGCTGTTGCGGCAGAAAATGCTGCAATTCTGGCCCAGCCTCGGCGGCATGAGCGTGATGGCGCTGGGCTACGCCACGGTTTTGATGCGTCCCTATGTCGGCCAGGGCGCGCATGTCATGGGCTTCATGCCGGCGATGCAGGGGGTGAGCGCCTGGCCGCGCGAGGGGCCGAACCGCAGCTGCCTTGTCGAGCCTTTCAATCTTCCGCTGCCCGACAATTCCGTCGACCGCGTGGTTTTGCTGCATATGCTGGAAAGCTCGGAGAATATCGCCGCGAGCCTGCGCGAGGTCTGGCGGGTGATGAAAAGCGGCGGCCGCATGATCGCCATCGTGCCGAACCGCCGGGGCATCTGGGCGATGAGCGACGCGACGCCGTTCGGCGCGGGCCAGCCTTTTTCGCCGTCGCAGTTCAAGGACATTCTGCGCGACAATAATTTCCTGCCCGAGCGCGCCGCGCGGGCGCTTTATTTGCCGCCCTGGCACGGCGCGCTGTGGCTGAAGCTCGCCGATACGGCGGAAAAATGGGGCGGCGCGATGTTTCCGACTTTGGGCGGGGTTCTGCTGATCGAGGCCAGCAAGCAGCTTTACGCCCCCGTCGGCCCCGCCCGCGCGCGGCAGCGCAAGGCGCTGGTCATGCCGTCGCCATTCCTGCCCGCGCCCGGCGGGCCGCTGGCGAGCAGATGA
- a CDS encoding helix-turn-helix transcriptional regulator gives MITGRQIRAARALLDMSQEELAAEAGLTAQGIRKIEDGTVQPRVGTITDITQVFAEHGVEFTDHDGVKMRDDAITMIEGDNVYVRLLDDVIHTLAGQEKAEALFACVVDSVSPEPVIENYRRLRRSGIKMRSLIREGDTAYYGHAKEYRCLPSRYFHNAAIVIYGDKLATMILNTEGGDDSALVIRNRHVVTAQKNLFDFMWSTCPLPPPSTAEINYD, from the coding sequence ATGATTACCGGACGCCAGATACGCGCCGCGCGCGCCTTGCTTGATATGAGCCAGGAAGAGCTTGCCGCCGAGGCAGGCTTGACGGCGCAGGGCATCCGCAAGATCGAGGACGGCACGGTTCAGCCCCGCGTCGGCACAATCACCGACATCACGCAGGTTTTCGCAGAGCATGGGGTCGAGTTTACCGACCATGACGGCGTCAAAATGCGCGATGACGCCATAACAATGATCGAAGGCGATAATGTATATGTGCGCTTGCTCGACGATGTTATCCATACGCTCGCCGGACAAGAGAAGGCCGAAGCATTATTCGCCTGCGTCGTGGATAGCGTTTCGCCGGAGCCAGTCATCGAGAATTACCGACGCCTTAGACGCAGCGGCATCAAGATGCGTTCCTTGATTCGCGAAGGCGACACGGCTTATTATGGCCACGCCAAGGAATACCGATGCCTGCCCTCGCGATATTTCCACAACGCCGCCATCGTGATCTATGGGGACAAATTGGCGACCATGATCCTGAATACCGAGGGTGGTGATGACAGTGCCTTAGTCATACGCAATCGTCACGTGGTCACGGCGCAAAAGAACCTGTTCGATTTCATGTGGTCCACATGCCCGCTGCCGCCGCCTTCCACCGCGGAGATCAATTATGACTAA
- a CDS encoding metallophosphoesterase family protein: MLNAKPPPRKIYRIPPGKRLYAVGDIHGRIDLLRRLLDMIGRDAATIPDKEKELVFLGDYVDRGLKSNEVLSLLHFGLPKIFNPIFLRGNHEDAMLRFIDGDLGVAANWFHFGGRETIASYGMPLPPRNPSPEQAAAIHAALLAAMPAEDLAFLRATRLYHQCGDYGFAHAGVRPGVPLQQQKAADLMFIRGEFLNSDADFGALVVHGHTIAPEPEVRHNRIGIDTGAYATGKLTCLVLEGSKRKFVQT, from the coding sequence ATGCTGAACGCAAAACCGCCGCCTAGAAAAATCTACCGCATTCCGCCCGGAAAGCGGCTCTACGCCGTGGGCGACATTCACGGCCGCATCGACCTGCTGCGCCGCCTGCTCGACATGATCGGGCGCGACGCGGCCACGATTCCCGACAAGGAGAAGGAACTGGTCTTTCTCGGCGATTATGTCGATCGCGGACTCAAGTCGAACGAAGTTCTTTCGCTGCTCCATTTCGGCCTGCCGAAAATATTCAACCCCATCTTCCTGCGCGGCAATCACGAAGACGCGATGCTGCGCTTCATCGACGGCGATCTCGGCGTGGCGGCCAACTGGTTTCATTTCGGCGGACGGGAGACGATCGCCAGCTACGGCATGCCGCTGCCGCCGCGCAATCCCTCGCCGGAGCAGGCCGCCGCCATCCATGCCGCGCTGCTTGCCGCCATGCCCGCCGAGGATTTGGCTTTTCTGCGCGCCACGCGGCTTTACCATCAATGCGGCGATTACGGTTTCGCGCATGCCGGGGTGCGGCCCGGCGTGCCGCTTCAGCAGCAAAAAGCCGCCGATCTCATGTTCATCCGCGGCGAATTTCTGAACAGCGACGCCGATTTCGGCGCCCTGGTGGTGCATGGCCATACCATTGCCCCGGAGCCGGAAGTCCGCCATAACCGTATCGGCATCGACACGGGAGCCTACGCGACCGGCAAGCTCACATGCCTGGTTCTTGAAGGGAGCAAACGCAAGTTTGTGCAGACATGA
- a CDS encoding O-antigen ligase family protein, translating to MTSIAEQVAAEQSVAERPAARRKSFTILNEEHSRRWFMNCLFAGFLAALALAPLPLGSNRMWSSSLLTVWNSLLLLILMAGWLLQPRLIAVPMKKSMTVAFALMLLTLAWIVLQTTSLTPESWHHPLWQEAAELLKRQGFKDAETGGAIALDSGAALAGLVRLLGYIASFWLAYFFALDAHRPRIILLVLVVAGLGYAAYGFSVQASGSNLVLWYPKRAYIDNMTSTFFNRNSYAAYAGLGMLCALAYMIQSWRRAWRKSSQLMQWRDFLAKLAGGEIIWVLPPVALLMALLLSSSRGGFASSMAGLAVLALGFAINKRLRWRWVAAIFGGAFVVIFMTMAIGGNELAARLDTGTVISDLPLRTNVYELTWEAIKVNPWFGYGYGNFDAAFRLFRDSTIAGWYEQAHDEYLEMAMDLGIPAALAWFTALGIMIVRCLRGMAARKKDGIYPVLALAATTLVGLHSILDFSLQIPAIAATYAAILGAGVAQSWTTQEIKDAAERDL from the coding sequence ATGACCTCAATTGCAGAACAGGTTGCCGCAGAACAGTCCGTAGCAGAACGGCCCGCCGCCCGCCGCAAAAGCTTCACCATCCTCAACGAGGAACATAGCCGCCGCTGGTTCATGAATTGCCTGTTCGCGGGATTCCTGGCCGCGCTGGCTCTCGCCCCTCTGCCGCTCGGCTCCAACCGCATGTGGTCGTCGAGCCTGCTGACGGTATGGAACAGCCTGCTGCTGCTTATCCTGATGGCCGGATGGCTCTTGCAGCCGCGTCTCATTGCTGTGCCGATGAAGAAATCCATGACCGTCGCCTTCGCGCTCATGCTGCTGACGCTCGCCTGGATCGTGCTGCAGACGACATCGCTGACGCCGGAATCATGGCATCATCCGCTGTGGCAGGAGGCGGCCGAACTCCTCAAGCGCCAGGGCTTCAAGGACGCCGAAACCGGCGGCGCGATCGCGCTCGATTCCGGCGCGGCGCTCGCGGGGCTGGTGCGTCTGCTCGGCTATATCGCGAGCTTCTGGCTGGCCTATTTCTTCGCGCTCGACGCGCATCGCCCCCGGATCATCCTGCTCGTTCTCGTCGTCGCGGGCCTGGGCTATGCCGCCTACGGCTTCTCGGTCCAGGCTTCGGGATCCAATCTGGTGCTGTGGTATCCCAAGCGCGCCTATATCGACAACATGACCTCGACCTTCTTCAACCGCAATTCCTACGCCGCCTATGCCGGTCTTGGGATGCTGTGCGCGCTTGCCTATATGATCCAGAGCTGGCGCCGCGCGTGGCGCAAATCGTCCCAATTGATGCAGTGGCGCGATTTTCTGGCCAAGCTGGCGGGCGGCGAAATCATCTGGGTGCTGCCGCCGGTCGCGCTGCTGATGGCGCTGCTGCTTTCCTCCTCGCGCGGCGGCTTCGCGAGCTCGATGGCGGGGTTGGCCGTGCTGGCGCTCGGCTTCGCGATCAACAAGCGGCTGAGATGGCGGTGGGTCGCGGCGATCTTCGGCGGCGCGTTCGTCGTCATTTTCATGACGATGGCCATAGGCGGCAACGAGCTTGCCGCGCGGCTCGACACCGGCACCGTGATCAGCGATCTGCCGCTGCGCACCAATGTCTACGAACTGACCTGGGAAGCCATCAAGGTCAATCCGTGGTTCGGCTACGGCTACGGCAATTTCGACGCCGCCTTCCGCCTGTTCCGCGATTCCACCATCGCCGGCTGGTACGAGCAGGCGCATGACGAATATCTGGAGATGGCGATGGATCTCGGCATTCCCGCCGCACTGGCCTGGTTCACCGCGCTGGGAATCATGATCGTGCGCTGCCTGCGCGGCATGGCCGCGCGCAAAAAAGACGGCATCTATCCGGTGCTGGCGCTGGCGGCCACGACGTTGGTCGGGCTGCATTCGATCCTGGATTTCAGCCTGCAGATCCCGGCCATCGCCGCCACCTACGCCGCGATTCTCGGCGCCGGCGTCGCGCAAAGCTGGACGACGCAGGAAATAAAGGACGCCGCCGAGCGCGATCTTTAA
- the gshB gene encoding glutathione synthase, with translation MKAMNMKMMRVAVQMDAFDRLDAPEDTTLAMMRGALRRGAEIFVYQPNDMSWKSEGSGALTARGAFVAAWDDPAKIPQLAAPSEENLAGFDVVLLRQDPPFDMAYITSTYLLELIADQVLIVNDPRAVRDAPEKLFIARWPDLMPPTLVSGDAASIAAFLARHGDIVLKPLYSYGGKGVVRLGAQAPETAIVDYLRDLGGLPCVAQKFIPEIVKGDKRVLLVDGQIAAAYSRVPKAGEFRVNIGAGAHIKPCEIAAEERAVIARFSGELARRGILFAAIDLMAGLVGEINVTSPAGFFDANTLYGLQGADRMEEKFWNMIEGRLAKKRAS, from the coding sequence ATGAAAGCGATGAACATGAAAATGATGCGCGTGGCGGTGCAAATGGATGCGTTCGACCGGCTCGACGCGCCGGAGGACACGACGCTGGCGATGATGCGCGGCGCGTTGCGGCGCGGCGCGGAGATTTTCGTCTATCAGCCGAATGATATGTCATGGAAAAGTGAAGGTAGCGGCGCATTGACGGCGCGCGGTGCTTTCGTCGCGGCGTGGGACGATCCCGCGAAGATACCGCAATTGGCCGCGCCGTCGGAAGAAAATCTGGCCGGATTCGATGTCGTGCTTCTGCGCCAGGATCCGCCTTTCGACATGGCCTATATCACCAGCACCTATCTGCTGGAGCTGATCGCGGATCAAGTGCTGATCGTCAACGATCCGCGCGCGGTGCGCGACGCGCCGGAAAAGCTGTTCATCGCCCGCTGGCCCGATCTCATGCCGCCGACTTTAGTCAGCGGCGATGCGGCCTCTATCGCCGCTTTCCTCGCCCGGCATGGCGATATCGTGCTGAAGCCGCTCTATAGTTACGGCGGCAAGGGCGTCGTGCGCCTCGGCGCGCAGGCTCCGGAAACGGCAATCGTCGATTATCTGCGCGATCTTGGCGGCCTGCCATGCGTAGCGCAGAAATTCATTCCTGAAATCGTCAAGGGCGATAAGCGCGTCCTCCTTGTCGACGGCCAGATCGCCGCCGCCTACAGTCGGGTGCCGAAAGCGGGCGAATTCCGCGTCAATATCGGCGCGGGCGCGCATATCAAGCCCTGCGAAATCGCGGCGGAAGAACGCGCCGTTATCGCCCGTTTCAGCGGCGAACTTGCCCGGCGCGGCATCCTGTTCGCGGCCATCGACCTGATGGCGGGGCTGGTCGGCGAGATCAACGTCACCTCGCCCGCCGGCTTCTTCGACGCCAATACGCTCTACGGCCTGCAGGGCGCGGACAGGATGGAAGAGAAATTCTGGAACATGATCGAAGGGCGCTTGGCGAAAAAGCGGGCCTCTTAA
- a CDS encoding YraN family protein, translated as MNKAKIKMKARRRRHRYGLWAEFLCRCLLRLKGYRILAARYRSPFGEIDIIAARGAVVAVIEVKARQNMADAALAFTSPQRDRLRRSASMFLARHPGLTDSAIRFDLMLVAPLRAPRHIPNAWEGL; from the coding sequence ATGAACAAGGCGAAGATCAAGATGAAGGCCCGGCGGCGGCGGCATCGCTATGGATTATGGGCGGAGTTCCTGTGCCGCTGCCTGCTGCGGCTCAAGGGCTACCGAATCCTCGCGGCGCGGTACCGCTCGCCGTTCGGCGAAATCGACATCATCGCCGCGCGCGGCGCCGTGGTCGCCGTCATCGAGGTCAAGGCGCGGCAAAATATGGCGGACGCCGCCCTCGCCTTCACCTCGCCGCAGCGCGACCGGCTGCGGCGTTCGGCCAGCATGTTTCTCGCGCGGCATCCGGGCTTGACGGACAGCGCCATACGATTCGATTTAATGCTGGTTGCTCCCTTGCGCGCGCCGCGCCATATTCCGAACGCTTGGGAGGGCCTGTAA
- the rsmI gene encoding 16S rRNA (cytidine(1402)-2'-O)-methyltransferase yields MAAKRPGKKPRGDSRTKTAASVRAPETAPEFAPVVPASLSWNFARLAQRLAALAQDDITGGAAPSKLPAGLYLVATPIGHRGDITLRALVTLMLADAVLAEDTAVTGALLHAYGLSRPMISYHDHNEAARLPEIMKKLAYGGSLALVSDAGMPLVSDPGFRLARAALQAGLPVTVCPGASAVTAGLALSALPPEPFLFAGFPPSKSKARRDELKRWSAVPATLIFYESPSRLAATLADMAEIFGARQAAICRELTKLHEESRRDALPVLAAHYASNPARGEITIVVAPPLPEEQTADLDGLLAEALERKSLRDAVAEVADATGIPRGKVYERALELRGKT; encoded by the coding sequence ATGGCAGCAAAAAGGCCCGGAAAAAAACCGCGCGGAGATTCGCGCACGAAAACCGCCGCCTCTGTCCGCGCGCCTGAAACCGCGCCGGAATTCGCCCCTGTCGTGCCTGCATCGCTATCATGGAATTTTGCCCGTCTGGCGCAGCGTCTGGCCGCGCTCGCTCAAGACGACATTACCGGCGGCGCGGCGCCAAGTAAACTCCCCGCGGGACTTTATCTCGTCGCCACGCCCATCGGCCATCGCGGCGATATCACGCTGCGGGCTCTGGTTACGCTGATGCTCGCCGACGCGGTGCTGGCGGAGGATACCGCCGTAACCGGCGCGCTGCTCCACGCCTATGGGCTTTCCCGGCCGATGATTTCCTATCACGACCATAACGAAGCCGCCCGGCTGCCGGAGATCATGAAAAAGCTCGCTTATGGGGGAAGCCTGGCGCTGGTCAGCGACGCGGGCATGCCGCTGGTTTCCGATCCGGGGTTCAGGCTGGCGCGCGCCGCGCTGCAGGCCGGGCTGCCCGTAACCGTCTGTCCCGGCGCGTCGGCGGTGACGGCGGGGCTGGCGCTTTCCGCGCTGCCGCCGGAGCCGTTCCTGTTCGCCGGATTTCCGCCGTCCAAAAGCAAGGCGCGTCGCGACGAGCTCAAACGATGGAGCGCCGTTCCCGCGACGCTGATTTTCTACGAATCGCCGTCCCGCCTCGCCGCGACGCTCGCCGACATGGCGGAGATTTTCGGCGCGCGGCAAGCCGCCATCTGCCGCGAGCTGACCAAGCTGCATGAAGAATCGCGCCGCGACGCGCTGCCCGTTCTCGCCGCGCATTATGCCTCGAATCCCGCGCGGGGCGAGATCACCATCGTCGTCGCGCCGCCCCTGCCCGAGGAACAAACCGCCGATCTCGACGGCTTGCTGGCCGAGGCGCTCGAGCGGAAAAGCCTGCGCGACGCCGTGGCCGAGGTCGCGGATGCGACGGGCATCCCGCGCGGCAAGGTCTATGAGCGGGCGCTGGAATTGCGCGGCAAGACATGA
- a CDS encoding penicillin-binding protein activator — translation MQAASPAPPAAQGQIAAPPAPIPAADIVKVGILLPLSGAQAPLGQAMLNAAQMAVFDGGGNNFELLPRDTGDSPAGAQAAFRDAASSGARLIVGPVFAAQAAAIKPAAAQAGINVLALTSDSSLAQPGLYVMGFSPGAQTRRIVAFAIARGSPRLAALIPAGAYGDIVSAALRETAARYGGAIVVAPRYNPGGETAALEAVAAERGQIDALLIAEGGESLQRIAALLPNYQLAGGQLAGGHVRLLGTGLWDEDNLALRAPALAGGWYAAPSPAERRRFIANYRAAFAAVPPRLATIAYDATALAVTLARRGVRVDAASLTNPSGFAGVDGIFRLNADGMAERGLAVNQVAAQGVQPIDPAPASFTGSENR, via the coding sequence ATGCAGGCGGCTTCGCCCGCGCCGCCGGCGGCGCAGGGACAGATCGCCGCGCCGCCCGCGCCGATTCCCGCCGCCGATATCGTGAAAGTCGGAATCCTTCTGCCCTTGAGCGGCGCGCAGGCTCCGCTCGGCCAGGCGATGCTCAATGCCGCGCAGATGGCGGTGTTCGACGGCGGCGGCAATAATTTCGAGCTTCTGCCCCGCGATACCGGCGACAGCCCCGCCGGGGCGCAGGCGGCGTTCCGCGACGCGGCGTCTTCGGGCGCGCGGCTGATCGTCGGCCCGGTCTTCGCCGCCCAGGCCGCCGCGATCAAGCCCGCCGCCGCCCAGGCTGGAATCAACGTCCTGGCGCTCACCAGCGATTCCAGCCTGGCGCAGCCCGGCCTCTATGTCATGGGCTTTTCTCCCGGCGCGCAGACCAGGCGCATCGTGGCCTTTGCCATAGCGCGCGGCAGCCCGCGCCTCGCGGCGCTGATTCCCGCGGGCGCTTACGGCGATATCGTGTCCGCGGCGCTGCGCGAAACGGCGGCGCGCTATGGCGGCGCGATCGTCGTCGCGCCGCGCTATAATCCCGGCGGCGAGACGGCGGCTCTGGAAGCCGTCGCGGCGGAGCGCGGCCAGATCGACGCGCTGCTGATCGCCGAAGGCGGCGAATCGCTACAGCGCATCGCGGCTTTATTGCCGAATTATCAATTGGCGGGAGGGCAATTAGCAGGGGGGCATGTCCGCCTGCTCGGCACGGGATTGTGGGACGAGGATAATCTGGCGCTACGCGCGCCCGCGCTCGCGGGCGGGTGGTACGCGGCGCCTTCGCCCGCCGAGCGCCGCCGCTTTATCGCCAATTACCGCGCCGCTTTCGCCGCCGTCCCGCCCCGCCTTGCCACCATCGCTTATGACGCGACGGCGCTGGCGGTGACCTTGGCCAGACGCGGCGTGCGTGTCGACGCGGCCTCGCTGACCAATCCCAGCGGATTCGCGGGCGTCGACGGCATTTTCCGGCTCAATGCGGACGGCATGGCCGAGCGCGGCCTCGCGGTCAACCAGGTCGCCGCCCAAGGCGTCCAGCCCATCGATCCCGCGCCGGCAAGCTTTACCGGTTCAGAAAACAGATGA
- a CDS encoding lytic transglycosylase domain-containing protein produces MSLFCIPAFADGLSPVDLQYYRQAFKALDQDKATAALLHAGRAKDRTLLKVVQGAVMAMDDNPYDFAATSSFVERNKIWPERRAIMAQMEKKLPDSMTYSQIAHWFDAHPPISMRAFDRYIAALRALRDERAATMIRARWIGGDFDREGQNDFIARHGDALRAQDHARRLDRLIEDSRNDDARRMASLVDGGQRALIAARLALASGDSRAAGLIGQLPPALRDDPGLLLDRLRAARRRDDDIEAVSLLGRQPASVSSPESWWNERHIVIRRMMERGDNQAAYDLALKHGLSEGQAFAQAEFLAGWLALRFLHDASEAREHFSKLYEASLYPISKARGAYWLARAYAARGDGEQARSWYKKAAQYPLTFYGQLALAQLDPKAVLNIAPDAAPSQDERDDFSRKEFIKIARQLHQLGESSRVKKFLYAAAEQAEGRKDFTMIAQFALKLDYPDCAVRIAKTATQKGFMLAEGYPLPRIDLPREPEPALILALIRQESMFDPDIVSPAGAQGLMQLMPGTARDLARKLSIKYKKDRLFDPNYNMRLGSRFLADRLDQFSGSFIMATASYNAGPGRVREWCSTFGGPQQGSQQGLDPVDWIELIPIYETRNYVQRVIEGTQIYRARLRGGRAPLKIMEDLQAIGR; encoded by the coding sequence TTGTCGCTATTCTGTATCCCGGCCTTCGCGGACGGATTGTCGCCGGTCGATCTGCAGTATTATCGGCAGGCCTTCAAGGCGCTCGACCAGGACAAGGCGACCGCGGCGCTGCTTCATGCGGGCCGCGCGAAAGACCGCACGCTGCTCAAGGTCGTGCAGGGCGCGGTCATGGCGATGGACGACAATCCCTATGATTTCGCCGCGACGTCGAGCTTCGTCGAGCGCAATAAAATCTGGCCGGAGCGCCGCGCGATTATGGCGCAGATGGAGAAAAAGCTTCCGGATTCCATGACCTATTCCCAGATCGCGCATTGGTTCGACGCCCATCCGCCGATCAGCATGCGCGCCTTCGACCGCTATATCGCGGCGCTGCGGGCGCTGCGCGACGAGCGCGCGGCGACGATGATCCGCGCGCGCTGGATCGGCGGCGATTTCGACCGCGAAGGGCAAAATGATTTTATCGCCCGCCATGGCGATGCGCTGCGCGCGCAGGATCACGCGCGGCGGCTCGACCGGCTGATCGAGGATAGCCGGAACGACGATGCGAGGCGGATGGCAAGCCTGGTCGATGGCGGCCAGCGCGCGCTCATCGCGGCGCGGCTTGCTCTGGCGTCGGGCGATTCGCGCGCCGCGGGCCTGATCGGGCAGCTGCCGCCGGCCTTGCGCGACGATCCGGGCCTGCTGCTCGACCGGTTGCGCGCGGCGCGCCGCCGCGACGACGATATCGAGGCGGTGAGCCTGCTCGGCCGGCAGCCCGCCTCGGTGTCCTCGCCGGAAAGCTGGTGGAACGAGCGGCATATCGTCATCCGCCGCATGATGGAGCGCGGGGATAATCAGGCGGCCTACGATCTTGCGCTCAAACATGGGTTGAGCGAGGGGCAGGCTTTCGCTCAGGCCGAATTTCTCGCCGGATGGCTGGCGCTGCGTTTTCTGCATGACGCTTCCGAGGCCCGCGAGCATTTCTCGAAACTGTATGAGGCCAGCCTTTATCCCATCAGCAAGGCGCGCGGCGCGTACTGGCTGGCCCGCGCTTATGCGGCGCGCGGCGACGGCGAGCAGGCGCGCTCATGGTATAAAAAGGCGGCGCAATATCCGCTGACCTTCTACGGGCAATTGGCCCTGGCGCAGCTCGATCCGAAAGCGGTGCTGAATATCGCGCCGGATGCCGCGCCGAGCCAGGACGAGCGCGACGATTTTTCCCGCAAGGAATTCATCAAGATCGCGCGCCAGCTGCATCAGCTCGGAGAATCCTCGCGGGTCAAAAAATTCCTGTATGCCGCCGCCGAACAGGCGGAGGGCCGGAAAGATTTCACCATGATCGCCCAATTCGCGCTGAAGCTGGACTATCCGGACTGCGCGGTGCGAATCGCCAAGACGGCGACGCAGAAGGGGTTCATGCTGGCCGAGGGCTATCCGCTGCCCAGGATCGACCTGCCGCGCGAACCGGAACCGGCGCTGATTCTCGCGTTGATCCGGCAGGAGAGCATGTTCGATCCCGACATCGTCAGCCCGGCGGGCGCGCAGGGACTCATGCAGCTCATGCCCGGCACGGCGCGCGATCTCGCCCGCAAGCTTTCGATCAAATACAAGAAAGACCGGCTGTTCGATCCGAATTACAATATGCGGCTCGGCAGCCGCTTTCTCGCCGACCGGCTCGATCAATTCAGCGGGTCGTTCATCATGGCGACCGCTTCTTATAACGCGGGGCCGGGCCGGGTCAGGGAGTGGTGCTCGACATTCGGCGGGCCGCAACAAGGATCGCAGCAGGGCCTCGACCCGGTGGACTGGATCGAGCTGATCCCGATATACGAGACCCGCAATTACGTTCAGCGCGTCATCGAAGGGACGCAAATTTATCGCGCGCGCCTCCGTGGCGGGCGCGCGCCCTTGAAAATCATGGAAGATTTGCAGGCCATAGGCCGGTAA
- a CDS encoding pyruvate, water dikinase regulatory protein, translated as MAPADAQQTFHLHLVSDATGETINGVARACLAQFEDVSVQEYFWNLIRSPKQLELAMMGISRKPGLVLYTFVDENLRRDLEAWCRDYNIPCLSLLDPVLQSLANFFGRPFAHQPGKQHRLDAEYFARIEAMDYAMALDDGQGGDHLAEADVVVLGVSRTSKTPTCLYLAGRGVKAANVPVVPGCPLPPALETLAGKLIVGLTKDPHSLVEIRLNRLKLLHGDRSADYVDIEKVKEEVVFARRLFSRLGCPVIDVSRRSIEETAAEIMMLLSAHKLKGETTA; from the coding sequence ATGGCGCCCGCCGACGCCCAGCAAACCTTTCATCTGCATTTGGTCTCCGACGCCACCGGAGAGACGATCAACGGCGTCGCCCGCGCCTGCCTCGCGCAGTTCGAGGACGTTTCGGTGCAGGAGTATTTCTGGAACCTGATCCGCAGCCCCAAGCAATTGGAACTCGCCATGATGGGCATCAGCCGCAAGCCCGGCCTGGTGCTGTACACATTCGTCGACGAAAATCTGCGCCGCGACCTGGAGGCTTGGTGCCGGGATTATAATATTCCATGCCTGTCGCTGCTCGATCCGGTCTTGCAAAGCCTCGCCAATTTCTTCGGCCGCCCCTTCGCGCACCAGCCCGGCAAGCAGCACCGGCTCGACGCCGAATATTTCGCCCGCATCGAGGCGATGGATTACGCCATGGCGCTCGATGACGGCCAGGGCGGCGATCATCTCGCGGAAGCCGATGTCGTCGTGCTGGGCGTGTCGCGAACCTCCAAGACTCCCACCTGCCTTTATCTCGCCGGACGCGGCGTCAAGGCCGCGAATGTGCCCGTCGTGCCGGGCTGCCCCTTGCCGCCCGCACTCGAGACTTTGGCCGGAAAATTGATCGTCGGCCTGACCAAAGACCCGCATTCGCTGGTGGAAATCAGGCTCAATCGCCTGAAACTATTGCATGGCGACCGCAGCGCCGATTATGTGGATATCGAGAAAGTGAAAGAGGAAGTCGTGTTCGCGCGGCGGCTTTTTTCTCGCCTCGGCTGTCCGGTCATCGACGTGTCGCGCCGCTCGATCGAGGAGACCGCCGCCGAGATCATGATGCTGTTAAGCGCGCATAAACTCAAAGGGGAAACCACCGCATGA
- the aroE gene encoding shikimate dehydrogenase, with the protein MPVKEEDFSAVLRALPRLGCLGVNVTIPHKEAAYALVDTCDPLAARIGAVNTVVIEKDGMLHGANTDIYGFKTNLEQAGYDMKSGAALVLGAGGAARAVLASLQQENCPRIFLANRTPERAAALAAHFGDPVTALPWEERETHLGAIKLVVNTTSLGLDGADDVPLDLSALPGEAAVCDLVYRPLETGLLRRARSRGLRAVDGLGMLLGQAQESFRLWFGFAPDVTPELRRHVLEQ; encoded by the coding sequence CTGCCGGTGAAGGAAGAAGATTTTTCGGCCGTGCTGCGGGCCTTGCCGCGCCTCGGCTGCCTCGGCGTCAATGTAACCATTCCGCATAAAGAAGCTGCCTATGCCCTGGTCGACACCTGCGATCCGCTCGCGGCGCGCATCGGCGCGGTCAATACCGTCGTCATCGAGAAAGACGGCATGCTTCACGGCGCGAATACCGATATTTACGGCTTCAAGACCAATCTCGAGCAGGCGGGATACGACATGAAATCCGGCGCGGCGCTGGTGCTCGGCGCGGGCGGCGCGGCGCGGGCGGTTCTTGCGTCGCTGCAGCAGGAAAACTGCCCGCGGATCTTTCTCGCCAACCGCACGCCGGAACGCGCCGCCGCCCTCGCCGCGCATTTCGGCGATCCCGTGACTGCCCTTCCGTGGGAGGAGCGAGAAACCCATCTGGGCGCGATCAAGCTTGTGGTCAATACGACATCGCTCGGCCTCGATGGCGCCGACGATGTGCCGCTCGATCTGTCGGCGCTGCCCGGGGAGGCCGCCGTCTGCGATCTGGTTTACCGGCCGCTGGAAACCGGCCTGCTGCGCCGGGCGCGTTCGCGCGGCCTGCGCGCGGTGGACGGCCTTGGCATGCTGCTGGGACAGGCGCAGGAAAGCTTCCGCCTGTGGTTCGGCTTCGCGCCGGACGTGACGCCGGAACTGCGCCGCCATGTGCTGGAGCAATAA